One Triticum dicoccoides isolate Atlit2015 ecotype Zavitan chromosome 5B, WEW_v2.0, whole genome shotgun sequence genomic window carries:
- the LOC119306170 gene encoding phytosulfokine receptor 2-like, translating into MNPMVKCCLLLLFLAGLLPEARATSCHPDDLHALRGFAGNLSRGAVLLRAAWSGAMCCGWDGVGCDGANGRVTSLRLPGRGLVGPIPGASLAGLARLEELDLGYNSLHNISGALTMLRGCQNLTTLILTKNFGGEELPDDGIIAGFKSLVVLDLGDCALKGRVPEWLSQCKNMEVLDLSRNQLVGTIPSWIGRLDHLCYLDLSNNTLAGEVPKSSKGLNTSGCSPGISFTNMSLYLKRSGRSTLHRQLKHAPNVIAGTNNVVRSGSNNVVAGNDNTIIIGNNNAVSGSYQVVYGNNHVVTGDNHVVSGSNHAASGSHHVVIGKHNIVSGTHNDVGGSKNIVSGSNNVVSGSHNTVSGKNHFVTGHNKVVT; encoded by the coding sequence ATGAATCCCATGGTGAAATGCTGCCTGCTGCTCCTCTTCTTGGCGGGTCTCTTGCCCGAGGCACGCGCCACCTCGTGCCACCCCGACGACTTACACGCACTGCGGGGCTTCGCCGGGAACCTTAGCAGGGGGGCCGTTCTCCTTCGCGCTGCGTGGTCCGGCGCCATGTGCTGCGGCTGGGATGGCGTGGGTTGTGACGGCGCCAACGGCCGCGTCACGTCGTTGCGCCTCCCTGGGCGCGGCCTCGTGGGGCCCATCCCAGGAGCCTCCCTCGCGGGGCTCGCGCGGCTGGAGGAACTCGACCTCGGCTACAACAGCTTGCACAACATCTCAGGGGCGCTCACCATGCTGCGTGGGTGCCAGAACCTCACCACGCTGATTCTCACCAAGAATTTCGGCGGCGAGGAGCTACCCGATGATGGCATTATTGCTGGGTTCAAGAGCCTCGTGGTGCTCGATCTTGGTGATTGTGCTCTCAAGGGCAGGGTTCCTGAATGGTTGTCTCAATGCAAGAATATGGAGGTGCTTGACTTGTCCCGCAACCAACTGGTCGGCACCATCCCGTCGTGGATTGGTAGGCTCGACCACCTTTGCTACTTGGATCTCTCCAACAATACATTGGCTGGCGAGGTACCCAAGAGTTCTAAGGGCCTCAACACCTCTGGATGTTCACCAGGTATCAGTTTCACTAACATGTCATTGTATCTGAAGCGTAGCGGAAGAAGCACACTTCACCGACAACTTAAGCATGCGCCAAATGTCATAGCTGGGACCAACAACGTTGTCAGATCTGGGAGCAACAATGTTGTGGCCGGGAACGACAACACTATCATAATTGGGAATAACAACGCCGTATCCGGGAGCTACCAGGTCGTATATGGTAATAACCATGTCGTAACTGGGGATAACCATGTCGTATCTGGGAGCAACCATGCCGCGTCAGGGAGCCACCATGTCGTGATTGGGAAGCACAATATTGTATCCGGGACCCACAATGACGTAGGTGGGAGCAAAAATATCGTATCTGGGAGCAACAATGTTGTATCGGGGAGCCACAATACCGTGTCCGGTAAGAACCATTTCGTAACCGGGCACAACAAAGTCGTAACCTGA
- the LOC119311648 gene encoding protein TsetseEP-like — MARHRLLAVLMLLVGVVAASTFHQAAAAGRGLAVLEKFADLEPKPKPKPEPMPKQMPKPEPESKPKPKPMPKPEPKPKPMPKPEPKPEPKHKPMPKPEPKPKPMPKPEPKPEPMPKPEPKPKPEPKPKPPPKHKPPTAYN; from the coding sequence ATGGCGAGGCATCGCCTCCTTGCCGTGCTCATGCTCCTCGTCGGGGTAGTGGCAGCCTCCACTTTCCACCAAGCGGCCGCCGCTGGCCGGGGCCTTGCTGTCCTCGAGAAGTTTGCGGACCTGGAGCCAAAGCCAAAACCCAAACCAGAGCCAATGCCCAAACAAATGCCGAAGCCTGAACCAGAATCAAAACCAAAGCCCAAGCCGATGCCAAAACCCGAACCCAAGCCCAAGCCGATGCCCAAACCTGAACCAAAGCCAGAGCCCAAGCATAAACCAATGCCTAAGCCAGAGCCCAAGCCTAAACCAATGCCTAAGCCAGAACCCAAGCCTGAACCTATGCCTAAGCCGGAACCGAAGCCTAAACCCGAACCAAAACCAAAGCCACCACCAAAGCACAAGCCGCCAACAGCTTACAATTGA
- the LOC119306167 gene encoding protein TsetseEP-like: protein MAKHRLLAVLLIGIVAASSFNQAATAGRGLAVVEKFAELEPKPEPKPEPMPKPMPHPESEPCKPEPLPKPEPKPGQKPEPEPKPKPMPKPKPKPKPCSKPKPDPKPEPMPKPEPKPEPKPNEPKPKPPPKCKPPTAHN, encoded by the coding sequence ATGGCGAAGCATCGCCTCCTCGCCGTGCTCCTCATCGGGATAGTTGCAGCCTCCTCTTTCAACCAAGCAGCTACGGCTGGCCGAGGCCTTGCTGTTGTTGAGAAGTTCGCAGAGCTAGAGCCAAAGCCAGAACCCAAACCAGAGCCAATGCCCAAACCTATGCCACACCCAGAGTCAGAGCCCTGCAAACCTGAACCGCTGCCCAAACCCGAACCAAAGCCTGGACAGAAACCTGAACCAGAACCCAAGCCCAAGCCGATGCCAAAACCAAAGCCAAAGCCCAAGCCCTGCTCCAAACCGAAGCCAGATCCTAAGCCCGAGCCAATGCCGAAACCCGAACCAAAGCCGGAGCCCAAGCCTAATGAACCGAAACCGAAGCCGCCTCCTAAGTGCAAACCACCGACAGCTCACAACTGA